The genomic stretch TACCCTTTCAGGCCATATCATTTCCCCTTTAACAACGCCGCAAAATATCACTTTTTTTCGTCATAAATATATGTTGTATGCATCGAGCCTGCGATTGGAACAAAGAAAAACGTAAGGAAAATGAGGGACGCGACTACAACTTGGTGTCCTGCCTGTTAGAGTCGCTCAGACGCCGGAAGGGTCCTTGCATGGTTGCACTGGGTCCGGGTCGAGCACTAGTGGTCCGTGTAGCGTTGCTGCCGCTCGCACTTGCGGTTGTGTTACCTGGAGTTCTCGAAGTGCCGGCGGCATTGGAGCGCTGCTGGAGAGTCGCACTCACCACCCACTGCAGGTGCATGCGCATGCTGCTAATGGCGGCATTGACGTGTAGCATCTCATCCTTTGATCGCTGGCTCTCGTTGATAATCATCATGTTGGTGCGGCCATCGAGGTCGGTAAGGGCGTTGGCGATGCGAGACACTTCTTCGCGAAGGGAGTCGTGTAGCGTAAGGAGGTGGTGGACCTGTGAGTCAAAAGGTGGCTGGGCGGGGTTGCTGTCATTTCCCGGTGCGACGGGTGGAAATGAAGCTGGTGGCAAACGAAAATCGGGTGTTGGTGCTTGGGGATCGGTGTCATTGGCGTCCAAAGGGTCGGTGACGGGGAAGGAGGTGTCGTTTCCATTCGATGGATACAGGTAGTTGGTGATGTTTGTGAGCCCGTCTTCGAGTATGCCAACCTTCCTAGTAAGCGGTTCCATTCGCGCTTCGTTCCTCTCGATCCGAGCTTGCTGTTCGCGGAAGTGAGGCGCCATCGTTGCCATTGCACAAGCCGGTTCGTGGAGCATGACTTGGGCACGCTCAGCGTGGAACTTGCATCCTACGATGAAACCCTGGCATGATATGATGTGCTTGGGACAATCGTTGTTGATGTGGGGTTTAAGGTCTAGCCGGAGTACTTGGGTCGAACATAGCGTGCAGGACGTCATGCGATTCTCGCAGAGGCTTCGCTGATGCTCCTGTGTTATAGTGTTTAGCGCATGCTCTATGAAGCTGGAAGGCCAACAAACCTCGAGATCCCTCTTCACAATAGATGTGTGACAGTCCTCGCAGCTTACAGTATAGTGCAAGCAGCCCAGATGGAAGTCCTTTTGTGTTGTCTGCAGGCGGCAGTCGGTCGCGGAGCACTCGACGGGCGTGTACTCGCAGTACAGCATAACGTGATCGTGCACATTGACGCGCTGATCAACCCAGTTGCAGCCAGCCTTGGTATTCGGGCACTTGACTACCAGCTCGTTCAGCATATTCTCGATGATCTTAGGCACGGGGCGAATGTCCTTGTCCGTCTCGACCGCATGCCGGCATGTAGGGCATGTCCTCCTGCCATTTGGCTGTGGACGCCAGGCATGGTCGAGACATTCGCGGCAAAAGTAGTGCTCACACGATAGTTGGACGGGCTTATCAAAGGGCGCATGGCAGATCAGGCAGACGAGGTTGTTGTCCGGTTCAGCGACATAGTCGAGGTTCTGGAGTTCGGGGGGTATCTTGACGATTCGGCTGTGTCGACGCTTCGATGAGGGTGAGTTTGACACTCGAAGAGCCAAAGGTGAAGGGCTGCTGGGAGGGCCACCGACCGTAATTCTGCCATCGTACTCATCCGCCCAGCCGGCCCAGTTGGCATTGCTGGACGAGCGCGACGAGCGCCGATCATTTGGGGGTGGGATGGGGCTGGGAGACGACATGGTGATGGAGAGAAGGAAGGGGATTAGAGCGAGTACTGTGTGGCCTTGTCTTATAAAACAGAGGGCTTACATTCCCTCTGACCAGTCTCCCAGGTCGTCGGCGGTAAGATGCGCTGGCCCCGGTGATGCAGTGACAAAGGTAGCGGCGGGTGGGCAGATGAGTCGAGAATGGTCGCCCTGGCGGTCATGCAGAGCGCCAGAAGCAAACACTATATAGGCCGGTCAGGAATGCACATGGTCCCAAACGAGAAGGGAGCATGCGGGCCTTTGGTGTATTCTTGGAGGTTGCGCAAGAGCGAGACATGCGCCGTGCAGCTGCCCGCAGGCCTGTCCTGGTGCGCCCCGCCAATGGTGAATGGCCCGCTGCCTCCGCCCGTCGACCTGTCGTCAGCGGTCCGCTCCTGGAGTGCAGCTGCTGCAGCCTTGCCGTCTCAGTCTCCACTACCGCTTGTAACTGCGACCTTGAATGCGTCCGCAGTCTATAATTCACTCATCCTTCCTATAGTTGTATATTGGCCGTGCCTTCCCTGGCTTACCACCTCGTCGGCGCCTTCCCATTATATCGCGTGCTCCTTCCCGTTTCTCCGTCTCCCCGTTGCGCCTTCCACAGCCCATCCATCCCGTAAACACAGCACTCGACCACCACCTCGGCACAACCATCCACCATGGCGACCAATCCGCCGCAGCTGTTCTTGCTCGCCGATCACATCAAGCTCTCTCTGCTCGAGCGCCAAAGAGCCCTCTCCCTGAATCTGCCCTCCAACAGCCAAGACGGACAGATCTCGCGGTCCTTGGAGCAATTGCGCTCCGGTATCGAGTCGCTGGAATCGCAAGTCTTGGATACATCAGACGAGTAGGTCAAGCCACTTAGCCCTTGTACAACGACATGTTTGTAACCAACAAACCCCCAGATCAATTACATCGCAACTCCCCCGCCTCCGCACTCAACTCAATGATCTAACATCGCAATTCCGCGCCTCCTCCAACGCCGCTACATCACCAACCCTCACCAACCCAAACGACCCCTCACTAATCCCCGACTTTGCTGCCGCCCAACAGAAGAAGAAAGCCGCCCTTTCAAAATCCGTCCGCTTCAGCGATAACCCCGACTCCACATCTGCGGCCGAAGACCCCAATCGCGCCGCTCTCTTCCCTTATCGCGACGACCCTGCTGATAGCGAGGCGCCCGATCAATCTCATCTCGATAACGAGCAGATTCACCAATACCACAGCCAGGTGATCCGCGATCAGGATGACCAGCTTGACCGGCTGGGCGAGAGCATCGGGCGTCAGCGCGAGCTTAGCATGCAAATAGGTGATGAGCTGGACGGACAGGTCCTGTTGCTGGACGATGTGGAGGAGGGTGTGGATAGGCACCAGGCACAGTTTGTGCGGGCCAGAGGCCGGCTCGATCGCTTTTCGAGAAAGGCGAAGGAGAATTGGAGTTTGACTGTGATAGTGGTACTTATCATCATTTTGGTGCTGTTGATTATTATTACAAAGTGAGTCGTTGAGCCTTGTGCAACTTTGGAAGATGGGAGAGCAAGATATATGGATATACATAATATCGAAGACCAGGGTAATACCATGGCATGCACGGCGTTCTGGGGGCATAGCGATCATCATCTAAATTAAGTCACATATTCCATCCTGATCATTGTGGAATAGTCTGAATCTCTTGATTGCTGCTATGATATACGAGCCACCTACATACAGTCCGCCTCCCTCTCGACTGAATTCAACACATTCACTCTTTTGTCAACGCCCGGAACGCCGCGCATGAATGCAAGAATGACAAATATATAAAGGCATATGTTCTAACCAGACCGCTAGTGATGCTGATAGTTTAGGTCTGCAAGGGTATCACTGTTTTTGATGCAAATAAAACCGCTCTTGATCTTAGTCTTGACTCGAATCGACAGAGCATGGCGTCCGTCCGGGTCTGTAGGTTTACGATTCGACTTTCTGGATGAATCAAACGAGTGACGATCCATCATCCTCGGCATCGTAACCGACATACTGATGTGCGTGGTATACCACCTCATGGTAAACCGATTGCCTTTTTGGACTTGTCGTACACGACATATGTTATCGAGACGGCAGGAACAACCTTGAGTAGGTTCGGTGTAAGGCCTTTGAAAAGTCCCCTTACACCTTCTCCGGCTATAGTCTGACGAGTGACATCCATGATACCAGTGTACGTCCTTGGATGTAAGACGGTACCCTGGCTTTGTAGTCGAGTTCGCAAAAGATTCAGCGGGTAGACGGCACTTGCGCCGAAAGCGCCAGAGAATCCACCAATGGCTGCCGTCATAAAACCACCTGGTTCGGCATCTGATTCGTGGCAGCCAAGTCGCTTCGCGTTGCGGCGAGCGACGTAACGTTTGAGGTACTCAAATGTACCCAGGTCAAGGGCTGCATATGGGAAGATGCCAACGATACCCATCGGCAGACCTCGATAGTACGCCACAACTCCACCACTTTGCCACATTTTCTTTGCTGTGGCCCAGATCAAGCGATTACCACGTAAGCCGCCAGAGACTGTCTCGCATTGCATGCGGCTTAGACTGTCAGTTCATGCTAGAAGACCGGTCCTCAAAATCACCTACAATTTCAGAGTGTCGATGGGGTAGACGGCAAATTGTGACACCATGCCTAGGTCTCGTTAGTGCATTCATCAACAGTATAATCTCAAGCAACGTACCGGCAAGGCCTCCAGAGACAAACTTGGACCACGAATGTATGATTGCTGGGTCATTGTGTCCTTCTATCTTAGCGAAGACACGTTTTGCAGCCTAGACGAGTTAGGGAATGTGTCGTGTTTATCTGAACATACTTGCCTCATAAGAGCCAAATTTGATGGCTGATTCAGGCATGACCTTGACGACGTTCAAGCCGTTGCCTAATACATCCGGTAAGTTTCAGCGAGCAGAATTAACACATTTCCAAGCTTACCAGCATATAAACTACGCATACCGCCTGCCTGCCATAGCTCTTTGGTGGCGGTTGCAAGTGGTCTCCAAGCGTTCAGAGCAGCTTTGACGATTTGGCCGTGCTTGGCAGCAATGACAGCTTCTTCGGCCACGCTGGTCTGAGCTATGAGGTAGACTTTCAAACGATCGAGGGGTGCAGTAGAGGTGCGAGAAACAATGCCTGCAACGCCTCCCGCCACGAAGTAGCCTGGATTGGGAACACAAGCAATCAGCATGGTTCCTAAGCTCTCTATAAGTCCTGCCCGTATCTCTTGTAGAGGAGAGGTACTCTCCTCGTCCTCAGATCGTGGCGGGAGGGTAACTTGAGTGGCAAGCGTCGAAGTGGAAGGTGACGCCAATTCGAGTGGGACGGTATCTTGTGGGAGGGGACTGTAGGGCGGTGTACGCGCTACAAGAAAAAGGGAACCGAAGAAAAAACGAAGAAAACGCTGTGCAGTACCTAGGCCTTGGATTACATCGTCGCTTATGGCAACATCTCCTTCTTGGTTCATTTTCATGGTGGCAGAGAAGTACGACATGACGGCGTGAAGAGAGGGCGCATTGGCCGGAATGAATAGAAGAAAGTCCCTTTCAACAGTCAGTATAGTCGCATACAGAGGTTCACAGCACAGCTTCGGTCAAGCTTCTATTCACAATTCCATGTACTGCCGCAGGCTTGTTCAGGTACGTACCGCCATTCTTCGAAGCTAATAACCCCATCGTTGTTGGTGTCGACTTCAGAGAAGAATTTGTCAAGATTGGTGTTGGGTACTGTGAGCCCAGCGGACCTCAAGGCGGAGCGCAGCTCGTCTCGGGATATCTTTCCGTCGCGATTGTAATCGATGGAGCGAAATAATTGGAGGAGCTCTTTTTCTGTCTCGTGCACAAAGGTACGAAATTCTGGTAGAGCGCAGTGTTAGTACCACTCAGACGCTGCGCCAGTTCGTGTGGGAGAGCAACCGACCATTATATGTGATTCTTCCATTTCCATCGATATCCACAGCCTGCATCACCTCGTCCAGAAGCTGGTCGGCATTTTTCAAGGCTACAGTATGGTCTTAGCGACGTAACGTATGCGCGAATTGCCGGTCCTTACGATGATCCAGCTTGCGCAAACCCTTCTTCAGGCCTGCAAGGTCAAGGTGGCCTTGTTTGCGCGTGTCGAGAGTCGCCCATAATTCATCCACCCTGGCGTCAGCAACGCTTGGTCTTGATGTGTCCATTGTCCTGCTATCTTCGGTCTATCATGGCTGGGGGTCGCGACACACGGGTCAGGGCGGTTGGCGGCACGAGCGAGGTGAGTTGCGGATAGAATGGCCGGCGGTTTTGGATGCTGGCTCATAGGATTCCTACGTGGTACGTGGGGTATGAGGTCAGTCCCTCAAAGCTTGGTGAGGCCTTCTGTAAGGGGCTAGCTTGACGTGCCGCAACACCGAGGGTAACCACGACAGTCGACAGTCGGCTAGGTCAGCATTCGCCCGCACATGATTGGACACGGCCTAGTCCATCTGCTGTCTCGTACGTTTGTTGTCAAAAGCATCTTACTACATGACATGACACACATTGAACATGTATTGACTCTCTCGCTGCGCATCTGGCCCCTTTCTAATTACCGTCTTTCTGTGTGACAGAAGCCAGCCATACTAAAGTATTACACGAATACCAACCCATGGAAAGAGCAAGGAATATACGGTGAAGGCAACAAAGTTACCATCGCTTTGAAACACATATCAGCCATCCAACATGTCTTGCAGCTACTGGGAATCGACGCAGCGCAAGTTCTGGACTTTTACAAAGCAGGAACTCGCACTCGAGCGGAAAAGGATAGAAGACTCTGAACGAAACCTGGTCAATCTGTATCCCCTGCCGGACCGAAGACATCTCAGCATATACTTTTCTCACCGTGAGTGATACGGCACAACGTTTCAACTTCCGGCTGACGGACTGCAGAACTCTCCAAAATGGCAAGACCTCTGGGCATCCGTCAGCAAGCTCTGGCGACGGCCCAGGTCTACGTGCGGCGTTTCTATGCAAAGGTTGAAATTCGACGAACGAACCCGGCACTTGTACTAGCTACGGCGCTGTATTTGGCTTGCAAGATGGAGGAATGCCCACAGCACATTCGAATGGTGCTGGCAGAGGCGCGCCACTGCTGGGGTAGGTCATGATAAACACATTATTTTACTTGTCTGACAAGTCTACCAGACACGTCTTTCAACGACATCTCCAAGATTGGCGAGTGCGAGTTTACCCTCATCTCTGAGATGAACTCGCAATTAATACTTCACCACCCCTATCGTAGCCTTGCAGAGCTACAGACGCAGTTCCAACTGACACAGGAAGAAAACGCATTAGCGTGGTCCATCATCAATGACCACTATCTCACAGATCTCCCGCTTTTACATGCTCCACATGTGATGGCCATTACTGCCATGTTCCTGGCCGTTGTCTTGAAACCGATAGGCTCGCAGGTCAACGCAGCTGGGATGAACAGCGCACTCCAAACATTGGGTAACGCGCGTGGTGGACAAGGGATGCAAGCAAGGATACAGAAGCTGGTGGATTGGCTTGCTGAGAGCAATGTGGACATTGAAGCTGTTGTTGAATGCACGCAGGAGCTCATATCACTATACGAGGTTTGGGAGTCATACACGGATAAGACGTGTAAAGACCAGATTGCCAAGTTTGTCAAAGCTAGAGGACTGGACAAGTAAGCATACATTGAGTTTTGTTCAGATGGTGCTCGATCATGGAAAGGCCGGTACGATGCGGGCTAGCGAAACGTGGAAAGAGGTATATGTCGACCAGACCTTTGACGGAACACCAAACGTTCAGTTCATTTCCTGTTTCCAGTAGGTTTGTATTGGCGGTGTTTGGGCGAAACAGCCTCACTGGGTGAGACGCATACGCGCAAGCTCGATGCAAATTGGAGTCGTAGTCGGAGGGTTTCGCAGCAACGGCTACGGCGGGCTGGCAGCAAGATGCGTTTTGATGATTTGCATGGTAGTCAGCACTTGTAGCAGTAAGCAGGCCTACAGTAGGCGATTTCGTCCGCCGTACCGCAGGTCATCATCCAGATTACATCGGCGTCGACTTGCAAGCATTAGATGCATCCCGCGCGGCAGACAGTCGATCAATTGAGCGTGTTTGGAGCTTGGAAGTGGTTTTTCATGCAGTCAGCCTTGGCGCTGTCGCAGACACGTTTTGTCAAAACTGTTCGCCACGGCAATTTATGGTGAGGAAGATGCCGAAGAACAGTGGCTCGGGCGGTTCACCATGTTGATGTCGACCAGCAGGACCGCGACGCTACATGATACAAAGATGGGGTGACGGGATGCGCGAACGCCAGTGCCAGCCTTTCGCTGCCTTGCGGTGTCGATCGGTCGAGGGCGCGGGCGGGATAGATAATCGGTCGCAGAAGGAGCAGTAGGCGCTATTTTGGTCAACTAGTTCGCCGACGCCCATTGGCTGTTGGTGTCAACCCCAGCAGTCGGGACGTCACACAGCACCACCCAGGACGGGGGCCGGACCTGGTCGGAAACCTGGCGGGTTCAAGACGTGTATCGCATGGGGGCGCTGAGCGTCTAGAAGTGGTAGCAAGACGGTCGTGTGTTGCTCACGAGGTGTCGCTCGTGTGTTTGTTGTTGATCTCGTCGCAGCCAGGCCGTCTAGCACCCAACCGCTTCCCATGGGCAGGCGTCCGGACGGCGCGGACATTCCAGAACATGTCTCGCGACTCAACAAGGCAGCGATTTGCAGACGTCGTCGGCAGGGACTCGGTCGCCACGAGCAGATGCTGGGAGCCCCTCACGCACCATGTCAAGCTGTCGACAGGCACGGCCAGCCCTCGGACTGCTGCAAGAGAGCGTCGGGACGTCCAGTCTACTTGGGACCGCCCTTGCCGACACAGCATCGTCGGGATCCCTAGGACTGCTAGTTGCTAGCTGCGCGAGGTATGCATTCCCCTGGCGACGGCAACGCTGCGGAAGAAGCGGTCAGGGCGCAGGCGCTGCCGTGGCTGCCAGTGCATGGTCACTTGCCCGCCAGCTCACAGCCTCGCTGGGTTGGCAAAGAGTTAGCGTCGTGCGTCGCATAAGTCTTGTTTGATAATGCGCCGCCCTCGTTGCATCTGTGCTGTGTGGCCCGCCATTGCGCGCCTATCCCACCCGTTGAGCGCTGCTGGCGGCTCCTGAAGCTCTTGAAGCTCTCGAGGGAGCTGGGAGCCTCGATGGGGGCTCGATGCTCAGCCCGATCCGTAATAACTCACACAGCGGCGCTTCACATTCGCAGCGCTGGCCATGGGTGCGTCCAAGGTGGCTAGCGCACGCTGCAGTGCCAGGCTAGAGCGCATCGAGGACAGGGGGCGCGTGGTGGCAATCCATGCAGCGAATCACACTCGTCTTCTCCACTTAACTCGTGCGCCCGGGCCACCACCCATCTCGTCTGACCCCAGCCTGTTCTTCTCCAGCCCTTTCGCTCTTCCTGCTCTTTGCACTCCTGCACCCGCGCTCtcccacacacacacacatcTTCTCAGCCTCACATCGCAACACCAATAGTTAATAACTCTTCCACGCGCACCTCTACCGACTCTACCGACTACCTTTTCTCTGCCTCTCCCGCCTACCGCTGCCCAATCCCGAGCTATCCCCCTTTCAATCGCCTTTGTTGTGGTCGAGCTCCCCGGATCCCGCACACAACCCCTCACCCAACCACTGTCTGAACCGCCGTCTGCATAACACGACTCAACCACCATGTCGCAGTTCTTCAACTACGCTGCCCAGCAGCACCACCCCCAGCACCTTAACGCCCACAcgcacaacaacaaccatCACGGCGGCCGATCGCGGAGGGCTCCCCGGATCTCCGCCCAGCAGAACCACAAGCAGTTCCGCCAAGTGCGCACCCCCAAGGAGTTCAACGTCGAGCCCCCCACCCTCATCGCGTACAAGCGCGACTTCGAGGCGGCCCGGTCCTTTGACATTGAGGACGACGAAATGTTCTGCCCCTTCCACCTTCTCACCGAGGATGATGTAAGTTGCTTGTCGTCGACTCCCGCCTGAACAGGCGCTGACACTCGATGCACAGTTGCAGTCAATCCACTCGTCTGGCTCGGACCGTTCGTCGCTCTCCAGCGGCTCGCCCCGAACAGTCGCCGCTCCAGCACCAGCTGCAGCCAACTCCCTCTTTCGTGCTCTCCACCGCCCCGAACCCATACACACCAGTCAACTTCCAGCCAAACAACTCGCAGACTAAGCTGCACCAGCCACTAGCCCCAGCGCACCCGCAATGCTATCCCGATTGTTGACCCGTCCACACGAGCTGTTGCTAGCCCACCGAGGTCCATCTCTCCCAACCGACAGATGCAGCAACAGTTCATGTCGCGACGCTGGTAGAGCCTTGCAGGCACGAGGCTATGTGTCCTGTTCGGTTAGTAGCGCGGCGCCCCGCTTGCTAGGCTAGTGGCTACCTAGATCTGTTCTTCTTCTCGATATCCACCGGAGCATCCTACCTCCATTCGACTCCCCTGTATAAATCTACGATATCTTCTTCGACATGTTGGGTATACCACTAAACTGGCCACGGCGTTGCTCTTGTAGCACAAAACATCTTTTCCGAATAGAGCGCATTAGTCTCTTGCTTTCAAGCGCTTACGCATTCACGGCGGGTTGCACATATAGGTGTTCTGGGTCGCATTTCTGGCTATTCTTATTCTTTTACAAGACAAGTAAAAATCTTGGTTACAGGCAGTGTGTCCTGTAGCGTTGCTGTCATACATTACTTGTCGCCCGGTTGCCTGGTTCATGGCGCCATTACAAAGGGTAGATTTCCTATGTGCGGTTGGTCTCTGGGTTTCAAGCGGTCGGTATATACCATTGTTGGGCGCCATCTTGCGAAGCGGCGGTGTCAAGCGTGTTGTGGGTCTGATTCTTTGGAGCATTGTACGACGCTGGGATGATTCTACGCAGTCATTGGCGCAGGTTCGTTTTCGTTCGTCTTTTCTATTTTTCATCGTATGAGGATTTATTGATGCCCGAGGAGCGGGTGTCTGCCATTTCTTCTTGGATGTTACCGTGTTATCTCTCTCTT from Pyrenophora tritici-repentis strain M4 chromosome 1, whole genome shotgun sequence encodes the following:
- a CDS encoding CCL1, Cdk activating kinase (CAK)-RNA polymerase II, which codes for MSCSYWESTQRKFWTFTKQELALERKRIEDSERNLVNLYPLPDRRHLSIYFSHQLSKMARPLGIRQQALATAQVYVRRFYAKVEIRRTNPALVLATALYLACKMEECPQHIRMVLAEARHCWDTSFNDISKIGECEFTLISEMNSQLILHHPYRSLAELQTQFQLTQEENALAWSIINDHYLTDLPLLHAPHVMAITAMFLAVVLKPIGSQVNAAGMNSALQTLGNARGGQGMQARIQKLVDWLAESNVDIEAVVECTQELISLYEVWESYTDKTCKDQIAKFVKARGLDK
- a CDS encoding SNARE complex subunit (Syn8); the encoded protein is MATNPPQLFLLADHIKLSLLERQRALSLNLPSNSQDGQISRSLEQLRSGIESLESQVLDTSDESITSQLPRLRTQLNDLTSQFRASSNAATSPTLTNPNDPSLIPDFAAAQQKKKAALSKSVRFSDNPDSTSAAEDPNRAALFPYRDDPADSEAPDQSHLDNEQIHQYHSQVIRDQDDQLDRLGESIGRQRELSMQIGDELDGQVLLLDDVEEGVDRHQAQFVRARGRLDRFSRKAKENWSLTVIVVLIIILVLLIIITK
- a CDS encoding calcium dependent mitochondrial carrier protein, producing MDTSRPSVADARVDELWATLDTRKQGHLDLAGLKKGLRKLDHPLKNADQLLDEVMQAVDIDGNGRITYNEFRTFVHETEKELLQLFRSIDYNRDGKISRDELRSALRSAGLTVPNTNLDKFFSEVDTNNDGVISFEEWRDFLLFIPANAPSLHAVMSYFSATMKMNQEGDVAISDDVIQGLGTAQRFLRFFFGSLFLVARTPPYSPLPQDTVPLELASPSTSTLATQVTLPPRSEDEESTSPLQEIRAGLIESLGTMLIACVPNPGYFVAGGVAGIVSRTSTAPLDRLKVYLIAQTSVAEEAVIAAKHGQIVKAALNAWRPLATATKELWQAGGMRSLYAGNGLNVVKVMPESAIKFGSYEAKGHNDPAIIHSWSKFVSGGLAGMVSQFAVYPIDTLKFRMQCETVSGGLRGNRLIWATAKKMWQSGGVVAYYRGLPMGIVGIFPYAALDLGTFEYLKRYVARRNAKRLGCHESDAEPGGFMTAAIGGFSGAFGASAVYPLNLLRTRLQSQGTVLHPRTYTGIMDVTRQTIAGEGVRGLFKGLTPNLLKVVPAVSITYVVYDKSKKAIGLP
- a CDS encoding RAD18, RING-finger-containing E3 ubiquitin ligase, producing MGRRRRGVFASGALHDRQGDHSRLICPPAATFVTASPGPAHLTADDLGDWSEGINANWAGWADEYDGRITVGGPPSSPSPLALRVSNSPSSKRRHSRIVKIPPELQNLDYVAEPDNNLVCLICHAPFDKPVQLSCEHYFCRECLDHAWRPQPNGRRTCPTCRHAVETDKDIRPVPKIIENMLNELVVKCPNTKAGCNWVDQRVNVHDHVMLYCEYTPVECSATDCRLQTTQKDFHLGCLHYTVSCEDCHTSIVKRDLEEHQRSLCENRMTSCTLCSTQVLRLDLKPHINNDCPKHIISCQGFIVGCKFHAERAQVMLHEPACAMATMAPHFREQQARIERNEARMEPLTRKVGILEDGLTNITNYLYPSNGNDTSFPVTDPLDANDTDPQAPTPDFRLPPASFPPVAPGNDSNPAQPPFDSQVHHLLTLHDSLREEVSRIANALTDLDGRTNMMIINESQRSKDEMLHVNAAISSMRMHLQWVL